A single Populus alba chromosome 7, ASM523922v2, whole genome shotgun sequence DNA region contains:
- the LOC118047880 gene encoding LOB domain-containing protein 10, which yields MSSSNSPCAACKFLRRKCTQECVFAPYFPPDQPQKFASVHKVFGASNVAKLLNELNAAQREDAVNSLAYEAEERLRDPVYGCVGLISILQHRLKQLQNDLYCAKKELANYIGPQAMLPMVMQPQHMGNPSSSTVMQHSAMPMMGIPSVGQMGMRAEAHQLQNHHVHPQQLYEAQQLAAVVAAREQEILRAYEQQQQQHHQQEIVRFNDGLEPANSVAATGYNQINPSAAAIPPSLALGAFDNTFQIQPQGDPHPNQLQAQVLLQPQQIQQHPKSESDEARSYINAGHKWIERNT from the exons ATGTCTTCTTCCAACTCTCCATGTGCGGCATGCAAGTTCTTAAGGAGAAAATGCACGCAAGAATGTGTTTTCGCACCTTATTTTCCACCGGACCAGCCTCAAAAATTTGCAAGTGTCCATAAGGTATTTGGTGCTAGTAATGTTGCTAAACTTTTGAATGAGCTCAATGCTGCACAACGTGAAGATGCTGTTAATTCACTTGCCTATGAAGCTGAAGAACGGCTCCGTGATCCTGTTTATGGCTGTGTTGGGTTAATTTCAATTCTTCAACATAGACTGAAGCAACTCCAGAATGATCTTTATTGTGCTAAGAAAGAACTAGCTAATTATATAGGGCCTCAAGCAATGCTACCTATGGTGATGCAGCCACAACATATGGGCAATCCTTCTTCTTCAACTGTGATGCAACATAGTGCGATGCCAATGATGGGTATTCCTTCTGTTGGACAAATGGGGATGCGTGCAGAGGCTCATCAACTTCAAAACCACCATGTCCATCCTCAGCAACTCTACGAGGCTCAACAGTTGGCTGCCGTGGTGGCTGCAAGAGAGCAGGAGATATTAAGGGCTTATgagcaacagcaacaacaacaccaTCAGCAAGAAATTGTGAGATTTAACGATGGACTTGAACCAGCTAATTCAGTTGCTGCTACTGGGTATAATCAGATCAATCCCTCTGCTGCTGCTATACCACCCTCTTTGGCTCTAGGAGCTTTTGACAACACTTTTCAGATTCAACCACAAGGAGATCCCCATCCCAATCAGCTTCAGGCACAGGTTTTGCTTCAGCCACAACAAATCCAACAGCATCCAAAATCTGAAAGCGATGAAG CTCGATCTTATATAAATGCCGGACACAAGTGGATAGAAAGAAATACATag